In the genome of Candidatus Delongbacteria bacterium, the window TATCTTTTCCGCCAGTACCTTGCATAAGTTGCAAATAATCAATTACTACTAATGAAATATTGTTTTCTTCATTTTGAGCAAGTTTTCTCACCCTTGCTCTTAATTGATTAATATTGACACTACCATTATCATCTACAAATAGTTTCTTTTTATTTAGATCATCAAAAGCACCAGTTAAATTACTCCATTGTTGATCATCCAAATCCCCTTTTCGAAGATTTTGTAAGGGAATGGAAGTTTTTGCAGCTAACATTCTTAGCATTAATTGCTCTGCAGGCATCTCCAAAGAGAAAATAATCACCCCTTTGTTTTGTTCAACATTCCTTAATGCCATATTTAAAACCAATGCTGTTTTTCCCATTGCAGGTCGAGCAGCAATAATCACTAAATCTCCAGCATTAAATCCAGTAGTTCTTTTATCTAAAGCATTAAATCCAGTTGTTTCACCTATAAGAAACTTATTACCCATCTCTTTCATTTTTTGAATATAAGTTAGGGTATCATTGGTGATTTCTGCCATATTTTTTAATTCACTCGAAGCAGAATCTGTGGAAATTTTATATAATTCATTTTGTACAATATCAACTGCTTGAGTTGCTTCATGATCTTCTTCAATTGTCACTTTTTTTATAGTAGTAGCTAAAGTTGCAAGTTCTCTTTTAACTGCTGCACCTTTAATCTCCTTAACATACGCCATAGTATTAGAGATAGGATTTGCAGAAAGTATTTCTAATAATATTTGATCATCAACACCTTTATTTACAAGTCGTTTTTGAATAAATTCTTCATCTATTGGCATATCTTCATTATGAAGTTGTTCCATAACTGCGAAAATCTTTTGATGTGCTGGGAGATAAAAATCTTTTGCTTTGAGTACCCCAAGTACATCTTCAATC includes:
- a CDS encoding replicative DNA helicase — encoded protein: MDSIYSLNIERAVLSSILFNPEEIEDVLGVLKAKDFYLPAHQKIFAVMEQLHNEDMPIDEEFIQKRLVNKGVDDQILLEILSANPISNTMAYVKEIKGAAVKRELATLATTIKKVTIEEDHEATQAVDIVQNELYKISTDSASSELKNMAEITNDTLTYIQKMKEMGNKFLIGETTGFNALDKRTTGFNAGDLVIIAARPAMGKTALVLNMALRNVEQNKGVIIFSLEMPAEQLMLRMLAAKTSIPLQNLRKGDLDDQQWSNLTGAFDDLNKKKLFVDDNGSVNINQLRARVRKLAQNEENNISLVVIDYLQLMQGTGGKDRHLEVSEISRGLKMLAREMKIPVIALSQLNRGLENRPDKRPLLSDLRESGSIEQDADIIMF